A window from Odocoileus virginianus isolate 20LAN1187 ecotype Illinois chromosome 24, Ovbor_1.2, whole genome shotgun sequence encodes these proteins:
- the ZC3H10 gene encoding zinc finger CCCH domain-containing protein 10: protein MPDRDSYANGAGSSSGGPGGGGGEEASGTGAGGGGASSDAICRDFLRNVCKRGKRCRYRHPDMSEVSNLGVSKNEFIFCHDFQNKECSRPNCRFIHGSKEDEDGYKKTGELPPRLRQKVAAGLGLSPADLPNGKEEVPICRDFLKGDCQRGAKCKFRHLQRDFEFDARGGGGTGGGGSTGPVPPGRRHDLYDIYDLPDRGFEDHEPGPKRRRGGCCPPDGPHFESYDYSLAPPRGAECRLLEEENAMLRKRVEELKKQVSNLLATNEVLLEQNAQFRNQAKVMTLSSTAPATEQTLAPTVGTVATFNHGIAQTHTTLSSQALQPRPVSQQELVAPAGAPAAPPANAAPPAAPPPPPPHLNPEITPLSAALAQTIAQGMAPPPVSMAPVAVSVAPVAPVAVSMAQPLAGITMSHTTTPMVTYPIASQSMRITAMPH, encoded by the coding sequence ATGCCTGACCGGGACAGCTATGCCAACGGCGCTGGCAGCAGCAGTGGAGGCCCTGGAGGCGGTGGCGGCGAGGAGGCCAGTGGGACAGGGGCAGGTGGTGGCGGGGCCAGCTCAGATGCCATCTGTAGAGACTTCCTGAGGAACGTGTGCAAGCGAGGGAAGCGCTGCCGCTATCGCCACCCAGACATGAGTGAGGTGTCCAACTTGGGGGTAAGCAAAAACGAGTTCATCTTCTGCCATGACTTCCAGAACAAGGAGTGTAGCCGCCCTAACTGCCGATTCATCCATGGCTCCAAGGAGGACGAGGATGGCTATAAAAAGACAGGAGAGCTGCCCCCCAGGCTGAGGCAGAAAGTGGCAGCCGGCCTAGGCCTGTCACCAGCGGACCTCCCAAATGGGAAGGAGGAGGTCCCCATCTGCCGTGACTTTCTCAAGGGTGACTGCCAGAGAGGAGCCAAGTGCAAGTTCCGTCACCTGCAGCGGGATTTTGAGTTTGATGCTCGGGGTGGAGGCGGCACTGGTGGTGGGGGTTCAACAGGCCCCGTTCCCCCAGGACGGCGTCATGACCTCTATGATATTTACGACCTCCCTGACAGGGGCTTTGAGGACCATGAACCAGGCCCCAAGCGCCGGCGAGGCGGCTGCTGCCCCCCAGACGGTCCCCATTTTGAGTCCTATGACTACAGCCTGGCTCCACCCCGAGGGGCGGAGTGCAGACTGCTAGAGGAGGAGAATGCCATGCTCAGGAAGCGGGTGGAGGagctcaagaagcaggtcagcaACCTGCTGGCGACCAACGAGGTACTGCTGGAGCAAAATGCTCAGTTCCGCAACCAGGCCAAGGTCATGACCCTGAGCTCCACTGCACCAGCAACTGAACAGACTCTGGCCCCCACCGTGGGCACTGTCGCCACTTTTAACCACGGCATTGCCCAGACTCACACTACTCTCAGCAGCCAGGCCCTGCAGCCTCGCCCCGTGTCCCAGCAAGAACTGGTGGCCCCTGCTGGGGCTCCGGCTGCTCCTCCAGCTAATGCTGCGCCTCCTGCTGctccaccacccccgcccccacacctGAACCCAGAGATCACGCCACTGTCGGCTGCTCTGGCTCAGACAATTGCCCAGGGAATGGCACCCCCACCTGTCTCCATGGCTCCTGTGGCTGTATCTGTGGCTCCTGTGGCCCCCGTGGCCGTATCGATGGCCCAGCCCTTGGCAGGAATCACAATGAGCCACACCACCACCCCCATGGTGACTTACCCCATCGCTTCCCAGAGCATGCGCATCACAGCCATGCCACACTGA
- the PA2G4 gene encoding proliferation-associated protein 2G4, with product MSGEDEQQEQTIAEDLVVTKYKMGGDIANRVLRSLVEASCSGVSVLSLCEKGDAMIMEETGKIFKKEKEMKKGVAFPTSISVNNCVCHFSPLKSDQDYVLKEGDLVKIDLGVHVDGFIANVAHTFVVGVAQGTQVTGRKADVIKAAHLCAEAALRLVKPGNQNTQVTEAWNKVAHSFNCTPIEGMLSHQLKQHVIDGEKTIIQNPTDQQKKDHEKAEFEVHEVYAVDVLVSSGEGKAKDAGQRTTIYKRDPSKQYGLKMKTSRAFFSEVERRFDAMPFTLRAFEDEKKARMGVVECAKHELLQPFNVLYEKEGEFVAQFKFTVLLMPNGPMRITSGPFEPDLYKSEMEVQDAELKALLQSSASRKTQKKKKKKASKTAENATSGETLEENEAGD from the exons ATGTCGGGCGAGGACGAGCAACAGGAGCAAACTATCGCCGAGGACCTGGTCGTGACCAAGTATAAGATGGGGGGCGACATCGCTAACC GGGTACTTCGGTCTTTGGTGGAAGCATCCTGTTCAGGTGTGTCGGTACTGAGCCTGTGTGAGAAAGGTGATGCCATGATAATGGAAGAAACAGGGAAgattttcaaaaaagagaaagaaatgaagaaag GCGTCGCCTTTCCCACCAGCATCTCGGTGAACAACTGTGTCTGTCACTTCTCCCCGCTAAAGAGCGACCAGGACTACGTGCTCAAGGAGGGCGACTTGGTCAAAAT CGACCTTGGGGTCCACGTGGACGGCTTCATCGCTAACGTGGCTCACACTTTTGTGGTTGGTGTAGCTCAG GGGACCCAAGTAACAGGGCGGAAAGCAGATGTCATTAAGGCAGCTCACCTTTGTGCTGAAGCTGCCCTCCGCCTGGTCAAACCTGGAAATCAG AACACACAAGTGACAGAAGCCTGGAACAAAGTTGCCCACTCATTTAATTGCACACCAATAGAAG GTATGCTGTCACACCAATTGAAGCAGCACGTCATCGATGGAGAGAAAACCATTATCCAGAATCCCACAGACCAGCAGAA gaAGGACCATGAAAAAGCTGAATTTGAGGTACATGAAGTGTATGCTGTGGATGTTCTCGTCAGCTCAGGAGAGGGCAAG GCCAAGGATGCAGGACAGAGAACCACCATTTACAAGAGAGACCCCTCTAAGCAGTATGGCCTGAAAATGAAAACTTCCCGTGCCTTCTTCAGTGAGGTTGAAAGGCGTTTTGATGCCATGCCCTTCACTTTAAG AGCATTTGAAGATGAGAAGAAGGCCCGCATGGGTGTGGTGGAGTGCGCCAAACATGAGCTGCTGCAACCATTTAATGTTCTCTATGAGAAGGAGG GTGAATTTGTTGCCCAGTTTAAATTTACAGTTCTGCTTATGCCCAATGGCCCCATGCGGATAACCAGTGGTCCTTTTGAGCCTGACCTTTACAAGTCTGAGATGGAGGTCCAGGATGCAGAGCTCAAG gcCCTCCTCCAGAGTTCTGCAAGTCGGAaaacccagaaaaagaaaaaaaagaag GCCTCTAAGACCGCAGAGAATGCTACCAGTGGGGAAACTTTAGAAGAGAATGAAGCTGGGGACTGA